The following proteins are encoded in a genomic region of Pelodictyon phaeoclathratiforme BU-1:
- a CDS encoding biotin--[acetyl-CoA-carboxylase] ligase — protein MNDITAQILSRLTAVPDFLSGEALCRAFGITRSAVWKHICLLRSEGYQIDAVTGRGYRLSGLTGRPVEAEVHPFLTCRRFGRNILYHPLTTSTNIEAKALAAEGAPEGSVVAADCQSGGRGRMGRSWVSPPGVNLYFSLILRPAVPSVRVPQLTLLVAAAIHQALCRHSSDLVAMIKWPNDILADGKKLCGVLCEMQSEPDCTHFVVVGIGINVNQSEFPPDLQQSATSLFLESGQLFSRPELLASVLNHFEPLYDAWLLEDDLGFILPYLEEHALLQSKEVTIDQLKRSVRGTVRGISRFGELKLESAEGETILVSSGEAHLRSSIT, from the coding sequence ATGAACGATATTACTGCACAGATTTTAAGCCGCCTCACCGCAGTTCCGGATTTTTTGTCGGGTGAAGCGCTTTGCCGTGCATTTGGTATCACCAGAAGCGCAGTATGGAAGCATATTTGCCTGCTGCGGAGCGAAGGGTATCAGATTGATGCTGTAACAGGCCGGGGATATCGGCTGTCGGGTCTGACTGGCCGACCGGTAGAGGCTGAAGTGCATCCCTTCCTGACTTGTCGCCGATTTGGACGAAACATCCTCTATCATCCGCTTACCACATCGACCAATATCGAGGCTAAAGCTCTTGCTGCCGAAGGCGCACCGGAAGGGAGCGTGGTCGCAGCCGACTGCCAGAGTGGTGGCCGGGGGAGAATGGGGCGAAGCTGGGTGTCGCCTCCGGGTGTCAATCTCTATTTTTCCCTGATTCTGAGGCCCGCTGTGCCTTCAGTTCGCGTGCCGCAACTGACGTTGCTGGTGGCGGCGGCTATTCACCAGGCACTCTGCCGCCACTCTTCCGATCTGGTAGCGATGATCAAGTGGCCGAACGATATTCTTGCCGATGGCAAAAAGTTGTGTGGAGTATTGTGTGAAATGCAGTCAGAACCTGACTGTACACACTTTGTCGTCGTTGGCATCGGTATCAATGTCAACCAGTCAGAGTTTCCGCCTGATTTGCAGCAGAGCGCAACATCCCTTTTTCTGGAGAGCGGGCAGCTCTTTTCGAGGCCGGAGCTTCTGGCCTCAGTGCTGAACCATTTCGAACCGCTCTATGATGCATGGCTTCTTGAGGATGATCTTGGCTTTATACTTCCCTATCTCGAAGAACATGCACTTCTGCAGTCGAAAGAGGTGACCATCGACCAGCTCAAACGAAGTGTGCGTGGAACGGTACGAGGCATATCCCGCTTCGGAGAGCTGAAGCTGGAGAGTGCAGAGGGAGAGACCATCCTTGTTTCGTCGGGAGAGGCTCATCTGCGAAGCAGCATAACATGA
- the bioB gene encoding biotin synthase BioB: MDYRTLHPQIAAAYRVLETGSPISQAEALLLAELPGELVLDLASLANKVKNRYGTGSAGSELLHACSIMNAKSGVCGENCRFCAQSRHNRADIEVYDLVDAESVLIEARNCFAEGVSHFGIVTSGYGYKRINPEFQRVLDMIDRLHEELPELSVCASLGMLGEEPAEALAAHGIAHYNINIQVVPDRYHDLIADTHSVEERIETIKLLRKNNISVCCGGIMGVGETMQERIAMIFALQELDVSVIPLNVLVPIEGTPLAGKEPLSVAEIVKTFAICRLAHPHKIIKFAAGRETIMKDFQGLLMLSGANGFLTGGYLTTRGRDIADDRRFASQIASFN, translated from the coding sequence ATGGATTACAGAACGCTTCACCCTCAAATTGCAGCGGCATACCGTGTTCTTGAAACCGGTAGCCCGATAAGCCAGGCCGAAGCCCTTCTGCTTGCAGAGCTGCCGGGAGAGCTTGTGCTTGATTTGGCTTCGCTGGCCAACAAAGTCAAAAACCGTTATGGAACTGGCTCTGCTGGCTCAGAATTATTGCACGCCTGTTCCATCATGAATGCCAAATCGGGGGTCTGTGGCGAAAACTGTCGCTTTTGCGCCCAGTCGAGGCACAATCGGGCTGACATCGAGGTCTATGATCTGGTCGATGCAGAGTCGGTGCTTATTGAGGCGCGGAACTGCTTTGCGGAGGGAGTCTCCCATTTCGGAATCGTCACCAGCGGTTACGGCTATAAAAGGATAAACCCGGAGTTTCAACGGGTGCTCGACATGATTGATCGCCTCCATGAGGAGTTGCCGGAGCTGAGTGTCTGCGCTTCACTGGGCATGTTGGGCGAAGAACCGGCGGAAGCCCTTGCGGCTCACGGCATCGCCCACTACAATATCAACATCCAGGTAGTGCCTGATCGATACCATGACCTCATTGCCGATACGCATAGCGTCGAAGAGCGCATTGAGACCATCAAACTGCTCAGAAAGAACAATATATCGGTCTGCTGCGGCGGCATTATGGGCGTAGGTGAAACCATGCAGGAGCGGATTGCCATGATTTTTGCCCTTCAGGAGCTTGACGTTTCCGTCATACCGCTCAATGTGCTGGTGCCGATTGAAGGAACTCCGCTTGCAGGAAAAGAGCCACTCTCTGTTGCTGAGATCGTGAAAACCTTTGCCATCTGCAGGCTGGCCCATCCCCATAAAATCATCAAGTTTGCTGCCGGACGGGAGACCATTATGAAAGATTTTCAGGGGTTGCTGATGCTTTCGGGTGCAAATGGCTTTCTTACCGGTGGTTACCTGACCACACGCGGACGCGATATTGCCGATGATCGTCGTTTTGCCAGTCAGATCGCAAGTTTTAACTGA
- a CDS encoding aminotransferase class I/II-fold pyridoxal phosphate-dependent enzyme, translated as MQFQERISLELEELRRLDRYRVLPDITARDGKDIAVKGQHLLNLSSNDYLGLGDDREMLADYVETLREKRYAMTSSSSRLLTGNHPLYDQLEGALATLYGREAALVFNSGYHANIGIIPALSGRHDLVLSDRKNHASIIDGMKIAEAPWQRYRHLDYDHLEEQLAGAQGRYRQIFIVTESVFSMDGDLADLNRLVALKEKYGAFLVVDEAHGVGVFGERGLGLCEKAGVVQQIDIITGTFGKALASTGAYAVMGTLFREYLLNTMRSFIFTTALPPAILGWSLLTLERQASMNRERQGLLQLASRLRSELIGHSLDVPGESHIVPVITGSNALAVALSLRLRDAGFFCMAVRPPTVPEKSARIRISLRSTLEWDDIARIPELIGREWGA; from the coding sequence ATGCAATTTCAGGAACGGATCAGTTTGGAGCTTGAAGAGCTCAGACGCCTTGATCGTTACCGGGTGCTTCCCGATATCACGGCCCGTGATGGCAAGGATATTGCTGTGAAAGGCCAGCATCTCCTGAACCTTTCCTCGAACGATTATCTTGGCCTTGGAGATGACCGGGAGATGCTTGCCGATTATGTGGAAACGCTCAGAGAGAAGCGCTATGCCATGACCAGCTCCTCCTCCCGTCTTCTGACGGGCAACCATCCGCTCTACGACCAGTTGGAAGGAGCCCTTGCCACGCTCTACGGGCGTGAAGCGGCGCTGGTTTTCAACAGTGGCTATCATGCCAATATTGGCATCATTCCGGCGCTGAGTGGTCGTCACGATCTTGTCCTCAGTGACAGGAAGAACCACGCCAGCATCATTGACGGGATGAAAATTGCCGAAGCTCCCTGGCAGCGTTACCGTCACCTCGATTACGATCATCTTGAAGAGCAGCTTGCCGGAGCCCAGGGCCGCTATCGCCAGATATTTATTGTCACCGAATCGGTCTTCAGCATGGACGGAGACCTTGCCGATCTCAACCGGCTTGTTGCCCTGAAAGAGAAGTATGGCGCTTTTCTTGTGGTCGATGAAGCGCATGGTGTCGGGGTCTTTGGAGAACGCGGTCTCGGTCTTTGTGAAAAGGCAGGAGTGGTGCAGCAGATCGATATCATTACGGGGACATTCGGCAAGGCGCTCGCCTCAACCGGAGCCTATGCCGTTATGGGCACACTCTTCAGGGAGTACCTGCTCAATACCATGCGCTCCTTCATTTTCACCACGGCGCTGCCGCCGGCCATTCTTGGCTGGAGCCTGCTCACGCTTGAACGGCAGGCCTCCATGAACCGGGAGCGACAAGGGCTTCTGCAGCTTGCCTCCAGGCTCCGCAGTGAGCTGATCGGCCACTCCCTCGATGTTCCGGGCGAAAGTCATATTGTCCCGGTGATTACCGGTAGTAACGCTCTTGCCGTGGCCCTCTCTCTGCGCCTTCGGGATGCAGGCTTTTTCTGTATGGCGGTGCGTCCACCTACTGTTCCGGAAAAGAGCGCCCGTATCCGCATTTCGCTCCGCTCAACACTGGAGTGGGACGATATCGCCAGGATTCCTGAACTCATCGGGAGGGAATGGGGCGCATGA
- a CDS encoding N-acetylmuramoyl-L-alanine amidase family protein, with protein sequence MPHFLLCIRSRLAALVLIALLMFSYRSLFAESPSLSGQTALPLVVTTGNDQGYTIKVMALRTAKTLLIDLESMARGLRLNYRKEPGGLVVEESFGMPGTICTIMTNNNFVRIVSRDPEIPARIIQMQSAPSLQQSRIWMPVSQACRLFAVWLDREVVYNQSMGQIHVALLKKNFGESRETIGIVSNEESFAGANSTKQAELSKTVITGIEVKNRDNGAIISFSASGLAAQASLVTLNAEGYTYFSLEKASGDSNALSQVYGKGVVKEIISKQLPGSGLQFTVVLDNRSFVISSVEFQRDKKNNRYLLYVRSKADGEEIRRKEKEQQIAQVLSRDIEKWKLDTIVLDAGHGGKDPGAIGANGTVEKHVALNIVRDLGTFIRLNWPDVKVVYTRKEDKFIPLHERGKIANQNGGKLFISVHCNASSSRSARGSEVYILGAHKTRASLDVAMLENSVIRQEADYTQAYKGFSEEYLIMSSMAQSAFARQSTSLAQHILNPGHRLAPDKRNGVRQAGFMVLWTPSMPSALVEVGYLSNPGEERILRDRQEQTKIAYAIFQGLQAYRKNYETSSMASMGR encoded by the coding sequence ATGCCCCACTTTTTACTTTGTATTCGTTCTCGTCTGGCCGCTCTTGTGCTGATTGCCCTGCTGATGTTCTCATACAGAAGCCTTTTTGCAGAGTCACCTTCACTTTCCGGACAGACGGCTCTTCCGCTTGTTGTGACCACAGGAAACGATCAGGGCTATACCATTAAGGTGATGGCTTTGAGAACAGCAAAGACGTTGTTGATTGATCTTGAATCTATGGCAAGGGGTTTGCGACTGAACTATCGAAAGGAGCCGGGCGGACTTGTTGTCGAGGAATCTTTCGGGATGCCCGGTACCATTTGTACGATCATGACAAATAATAATTTTGTCCGCATTGTTTCAAGGGATCCGGAGATTCCGGCAAGAATTATTCAGATGCAGTCGGCCCCCTCACTACAGCAATCAAGAATCTGGATGCCAGTCAGTCAGGCTTGTCGGCTTTTTGCCGTTTGGCTGGACAGGGAGGTCGTTTATAACCAGTCGATGGGTCAGATCCATGTTGCGCTTCTGAAAAAAAATTTCGGAGAATCGAGAGAAACCATCGGGATTGTCAGTAACGAAGAGTCTTTTGCTGGTGCAAATTCCACGAAACAGGCTGAACTCTCCAAAACGGTGATTACCGGTATTGAGGTGAAAAACCGTGATAATGGGGCGATCATAAGTTTTTCTGCTTCCGGCCTTGCTGCACAAGCATCGCTTGTCACGCTCAATGCTGAAGGGTATACCTATTTCTCCCTTGAAAAAGCATCCGGTGACAGCAACGCCCTCTCACAAGTGTATGGTAAAGGTGTGGTCAAAGAAATTATTTCAAAGCAGTTGCCCGGGTCGGGGTTACAATTTACTGTTGTACTTGATAATCGTTCATTTGTCATCAGTTCGGTCGAATTTCAACGCGATAAAAAAAATAACCGTTATCTGCTCTATGTCCGCAGCAAGGCTGATGGAGAGGAGATTCGCAGAAAGGAAAAGGAGCAGCAGATTGCACAGGTTCTCAGCCGCGATATTGAAAAGTGGAAGCTTGATACCATTGTGCTCGACGCAGGTCATGGAGGCAAGGATCCCGGAGCAATAGGCGCAAACGGTACGGTTGAGAAACATGTTGCACTCAATATTGTACGAGATCTCGGTACCTTTATCAGACTGAATTGGCCTGATGTGAAGGTGGTGTATACGAGAAAAGAGGACAAATTTATTCCTTTGCATGAACGAGGAAAAATTGCAAACCAGAACGGGGGAAAACTATTTATCAGCGTGCACTGCAATGCAAGTTCAAGCCGCAGCGCCCGCGGTTCTGAAGTCTATATTCTCGGAGCCCATAAAACCAGGGCAAGCCTTGATGTTGCCATGCTGGAGAACTCGGTTATCCGTCAGGAAGCCGACTATACCCAGGCCTACAAGGGTTTTTCCGAGGAGTATCTCATCATGAGCAGTATGGCGCAGAGCGCTTTTGCCCGGCAGTCTACATCCCTCGCACAGCATATCCTTAACCCCGGTCATCGCCTGGCGCCCGATAAAAGAAACGGAGTGCGCCAGGCTGGTTTTATGGTGTTATGGACCCCTTCCATGCCGAGCGCTCTTGTCGAAGTGGGGTACCTTTCCAATCCCGGAGAGGAGCGAATTCTGCGGGATCGTCAGGAGCAGACGAAAATTGCCTATGCCATTTTCCAGGGCCTGCAGGCCTATCGTAAAAATTATGAAACATCGAGTATGGCCTCAATGGGTCGCTGA